A genomic segment from Papio anubis isolate 15944 unplaced genomic scaffold, Panubis1.0 scaffold1951, whole genome shotgun sequence encodes:
- the LOC116272781 gene encoding SWI/SNF-related matrix-associated actin-dependent regulator of chromatin subfamily E member 1-related-like, which translates to PSARATRPESPPTSAPGAPARDSPAPLPHPLTCPPGTGETPTLGTLDFYMARLHGAIERDPAQHEKLIVRIKEILAQVASEHL; encoded by the exons CTCCGAGCGCCCGCGCAACCCGCCCTGAGTCACCCCCTACCTCTGCCCCTGGAGCCCCCGCCCGCGACTCCCCGGCACCCTTGCCTCACCCACTCACCTGTCCCCCAGGCACGGGCGAAACGCCCACGCTGGGCACTCTGGACTTCTACATGGCCCGGCTGCACGGAGCCATCGAGCGCGACCCTGCGCAGCACGAGAAGCTCATCGTCCGCATCAAGGAAATCCTGGCCCAGGTCGCCAG CGAGCACCTGTGA